The proteins below come from a single Staphylococcus sp. MI 10-1553 genomic window:
- a CDS encoding protein arginine kinase gives MMHNLDQHMSDWMKKVNAQPVIMSSRIRLARNLENDVHPLMFSSEAEGHRIINEVQDVLTDLKVLRLDELDQLSKYKLVAKHLISPELTKQPASAVLLNEDESVSVMVNEEDHIRIQAMGNDLSLNELYQKASAIDDILDRTLQISYDEQLGYLTTCPTNVGTGMRASVMLHLPGLSIMKRMNRIAQTINRFGFTIRGIYGEGSQVYGHIYQVSNQLTLGKSEQEIIDALTELVDQIIHEELALRERLNEHNHTETLDRIYRSLGILKYSRLISVEEASYRLSDIKLGVDLGILDMEDFRFNELMVAIQSPFLIDETDEQSIEAKRAEILRTYI, from the coding sequence ATGATGCATAATTTAGACCAACATATGAGCGATTGGATGAAAAAAGTGAATGCACAACCGGTCATCATGTCATCGCGCATTCGTTTAGCACGTAACCTTGAAAATGATGTGCACCCACTCATGTTTTCATCTGAAGCTGAGGGACATCGCATCATTAATGAAGTGCAAGATGTATTAACAGATTTAAAAGTACTCCGCTTAGACGAACTCGACCAATTGAGTAAGTATAAGCTAGTAGCCAAACACTTAATCAGCCCTGAGTTGACGAAACAACCGGCATCTGCAGTATTGTTGAATGAAGATGAGTCGGTAAGTGTGATGGTGAATGAAGAGGATCATATTCGTATTCAAGCAATGGGCAATGATTTGTCATTAAATGAACTTTATCAAAAAGCATCCGCAATAGATGATATATTAGATCGTACATTACAAATCAGTTATGATGAGCAACTCGGTTATTTAACGACATGTCCAACGAATGTTGGTACAGGGATGCGTGCAAGTGTCATGTTGCATTTGCCTGGTTTATCAATTATGAAACGGATGAACCGCATTGCTCAGACGATTAACCGCTTTGGTTTTACGATTCGAGGGATTTATGGTGAAGGCTCACAAGTTTACGGCCATATTTACCAAGTTTCAAATCAGTTGACGTTGGGAAAAAGTGAGCAAGAAATTATTGATGCTTTAACAGAATTAGTAGACCAAATTATTCACGAAGAACTGGCTTTACGTGAGCGATTAAATGAACACAATCATACCGAAACGTTAGATAGAATATATCGTTCTTTGGGTATATTAAAGTATAGTCGTTTAATTTCGGTGGAAGAAGCGTCCTATCGTTTAAGTGATATTAAGTTGGGCGTCGATTTAGGTATTTTAGATATGGAAGATTTTCGATTTAATGAATTAATGGTCGCGATACAGTCACCATTTTTAATAGATGAAACAGATGAACAATCTATTGAAGCAAAACGAGCAGAGATTTTAAGAACATATATATAA
- a CDS encoding UvrB/UvrC motif-containing protein has translation MKIDKRELDKQQNKHLEFHPIQAYDQSGYDQSDEQWHEGDDVEGTFVIQQILQHLAAKHGLNVDQVVYREQKRCPNCQMTLKDIAHVGKFGCAQCYETFKEDVYDIVRRVQGGHIEHSGKCPKSSQHKRALKKQLEEKRARLELLVAQQAFEEAAIVRDEIQALEQQSEVSQQDDA, from the coding sequence ATGAAAATCGATAAACGTGAACTTGATAAACAGCAAAACAAGCACCTTGAATTTCATCCTATTCAAGCTTACGATCAATCAGGTTATGATCAATCTGACGAACAATGGCATGAAGGTGATGACGTTGAAGGCACATTCGTCATCCAACAAATTTTGCAACATTTGGCAGCAAAACATGGTCTGAATGTGGATCAAGTTGTTTATCGAGAGCAAAAACGCTGTCCGAACTGTCAAATGACGTTGAAGGATATTGCACATGTCGGTAAATTCGGCTGCGCGCAATGTTATGAAACATTTAAAGAAGACGTGTATGACATTGTGAGACGTGTCCAAGGTGGTCATATCGAACATTCGGGTAAATGTCCGAAGTCATCACAGCATAAACGTGCGCTGAAAAAGCAACTGGAAGAAAAACGTGCACGTCTTGAATTATTAGTCGCACAACAAGCCTTTGAAGAAGCGGCGATTGTCCGTGATGAGATTCAAGCACTTGAGCAACAAAGTGAGGTGTCCCAACAAGATGATGCATAA
- a CDS encoding CtsR family transcriptional regulator: MHNMSDIIEQYIKQLFEEAQDDVVEIQRANIAQRFDCVPSQLNYVIKTRFTNEHGYEIQSKRGGGGYIRITKVETKDQNNYIKRLMELIGPALSQQQALYIIDGLRENQLITDREAKMIAAVVDRETLKMDVASRDIIRANILKRLLPVINYY; the protein is encoded by the coding sequence ATGCATAATATGTCTGACATCATAGAACAGTACATTAAGCAATTGTTTGAAGAGGCACAAGATGATGTTGTTGAAATTCAACGTGCCAATATTGCACAGCGTTTTGATTGTGTACCATCTCAGTTGAATTATGTCATTAAGACGCGCTTTACTAACGAACACGGTTATGAAATCCAAAGTAAACGCGGTGGCGGTGGTTATATTCGAATCACAAAAGTTGAAACGAAAGACCAAAACAACTACATTAAACGCTTAATGGAGTTGATTGGTCCGGCCCTTTCTCAACAACAAGCTTTGTATATTATTGATGGCTTGCGTGAAAATCAATTAATTACGGACCGAGAAGCAAAAATGATTGCGGCAGTCGTGGACCGGGAAACATTAAAAATGGATGTCGCATCAAGAGATATTATCCGTGCGAATATTTTGAAACGGTTACTTCCCGTAATTAATTATTATTAG
- a CDS encoding NupC/NupG family nucleoside CNT transporter, translated as MHILIGVIGIGVFLALAFIASSDKKNVRWKYIGIMLVIQLILAFFLLKTNIGITIVGGIAKGFGYLLKQAGVGVDFVFGGLANEGAMSFFLNVLLPIVFISALIGILQYTKILPLIINVLGFLISKINGMGRLESYNAVAAAILGQSEVFISLKKQLPYITKQRLYTLTASAMSTVSASIIGAYFTLVQPKYVVTAVVLNLLGGFIIASIINPYKVNEEDDKLLIEEEKKQQSFFEMLGEYILDGFKVAVIVGAMLIGYIALISLLNGLVGGLVSLVSGGSLDWNFQTLIGFIFAPLAFLTGIPWSDAVDAGSIMATKLLSNEFVAMTELGKASGLSERSLGIVSVFLVSFANFSSIGIISGAIKSLNDEKGDMVARFGLKLLFGATLVSFVSAAIAGFFL; from the coding sequence ATGCATATTTTAATTGGGGTCATCGGGATAGGTGTTTTCTTAGCCCTCGCTTTTATTGCAAGTTCTGACAAAAAGAATGTACGCTGGAAATACATTGGCATCATGTTAGTCATTCAATTGATCTTAGCGTTCTTCTTACTTAAAACGAACATTGGGATTACGATTGTTGGCGGTATTGCGAAAGGATTTGGCTACTTGCTTAAACAAGCAGGCGTCGGTGTAGATTTCGTTTTCGGTGGTTTAGCGAATGAAGGTGCGATGTCATTCTTCTTAAACGTTTTATTACCTATCGTCTTCATTTCAGCATTAATCGGTATTTTGCAATATACGAAAATTTTACCATTAATCATTAACGTTTTAGGTTTCTTAATCTCAAAAATTAATGGAATGGGCCGTTTAGAATCGTACAATGCCGTTGCAGCAGCAATTTTAGGTCAATCAGAAGTTTTCATTTCACTTAAAAAGCAATTGCCTTACATTACGAAACAACGCTTATACACATTGACGGCATCAGCAATGTCAACAGTATCAGCATCTATCATCGGGGCATACTTTACATTAGTACAACCGAAATATGTTGTAACAGCAGTCGTATTAAACTTATTAGGCGGTTTCATCATCGCTTCAATTATCAATCCATATAAAGTGAATGAAGAAGACGACAAATTATTAATTGAAGAAGAAAAGAAACAGCAATCCTTCTTTGAAATGTTAGGGGAATACATTTTAGACGGATTTAAAGTTGCAGTAATCGTAGGTGCGATGTTAATCGGTTATATCGCCTTAATTTCATTACTCAATGGCCTTGTTGGCGGACTCGTGAGCCTCGTTTCTGGCGGTTCATTAGACTGGAACTTCCAAACATTAATCGGCTTTATCTTTGCACCACTCGCATTCTTAACAGGGATTCCTTGGAGTGACGCAGTGGACGCAGGTTCAATTATGGCAACGAAATTATTATCAAACGAATTCGTAGCGATGACTGAACTCGGCAAAGCATCTGGTTTATCAGAACGTTCATTAGGTATCGTATCGGTATTCTTAGTATCATTTGCCAACTTCAGCTCAATCGGTATCATCTCAGGTGCCATCAAGTCATTAAACGACGAAAAAGGCGACATGGTTGCACGTTTCGGATTAAAATTATTATTCGGTGCAACACTCGTATCATTCGTATCAGCAGCGATCGCAGGCTTTTTCTTGTAA
- the pdxT gene encoding pyridoxal 5'-phosphate synthase glutaminase subunit PdxT, whose product MKIGVLALQGAVREHIRHIELAGHEGVAIKKVEQLEEIDGLIIPGGESTTLRRLMNLYGFKEALRASQLPMFGTCAGLIVLAKDIVGEEGYLQKLDITVARNSFGRQVDSFESELHIKGIDQPIEGVFIRAPHIQSTEAAVDVLGMIDDKIIAVRQGRYLGVSFHPELTDDYRMTQYFIEYVMQQ is encoded by the coding sequence ATGAAAATCGGTGTATTAGCTTTGCAAGGTGCGGTGCGTGAACATATCCGTCATATTGAACTTGCGGGTCATGAAGGTGTCGCAATTAAAAAAGTTGAACAATTAGAAGAAATCGACGGATTAATTATCCCTGGTGGTGAATCGACTACTTTACGCCGTCTCATGAATCTTTACGGTTTTAAAGAGGCGTTACGTGCATCGCAATTACCTATGTTCGGTACGTGTGCAGGCTTGATTGTCCTTGCGAAAGATATTGTAGGCGAAGAAGGATATCTTCAAAAGTTAGATATTACAGTAGCACGTAATTCATTTGGACGACAAGTCGATAGTTTCGAGTCTGAATTACACATTAAAGGTATTGATCAACCGATTGAAGGTGTCTTTATTCGTGCACCCCATATTCAATCAACAGAAGCAGCCGTTGATGTATTAGGGATGATTGATGACAAAATAATTGCTGTACGACAAGGCCGTTATTTAGGCGTATCGTTCCACCCAGAATTAACAGATGATTATCGCATGACACAATACTTTATAGAGTATGTGATGCAGCAGTAG
- the pdxS gene encoding pyridoxal 5'-phosphate synthase lyase subunit PdxS has translation MSKQVGSERVKRGMAEMQKGGVIMDVVNAEQAKIAEEAGAVAVMALERVPSDIRAAGGVARACNPSIVEEVMNAVSIPVMAKCRIGHITEARVLEAMGVDYIDESEVLTPADEVFHLKKDEYTVPFVCGCRNLGEAARRIGEGAAMLRTKGEPGTGNIVEAVRHMRQVNQEVKRITVMSDDELMTEAKNLGAPYEILKDIKKHGRLPVVNFAAGGVATPQDAALMMELGADGVFVGSGIFKSEDPETFAKAIVQATTHYQDYKLIGELAKKLGTAMKGIDINQLSLEERMQERGW, from the coding sequence ATGTCTAAACAAGTCGGATCAGAACGTGTTAAACGAGGAATGGCAGAAATGCAAAAAGGCGGCGTAATTATGGACGTCGTGAATGCAGAACAAGCGAAAATTGCAGAAGAAGCAGGTGCAGTTGCAGTTATGGCACTTGAACGTGTCCCATCTGATATTCGTGCAGCAGGTGGCGTTGCGCGTGCATGTAATCCATCTATTGTAGAAGAAGTTATGAATGCTGTATCTATTCCTGTAATGGCGAAATGTCGTATCGGTCATATTACAGAAGCAAGAGTATTAGAAGCAATGGGTGTAGACTATATTGATGAGTCAGAAGTGTTAACACCTGCAGATGAAGTGTTCCATTTGAAAAAAGATGAATATACAGTACCATTCGTTTGTGGTTGCCGTAACTTAGGTGAAGCAGCGCGTCGTATCGGTGAAGGTGCTGCGATGTTACGTACGAAAGGTGAACCAGGTACAGGGAATATCGTAGAAGCTGTACGTCATATGCGCCAAGTGAATCAAGAAGTGAAACGTATCACAGTGATGAGCGATGACGAATTGATGACAGAGGCGAAAAACTTAGGTGCGCCATATGAAATCTTAAAAGACATTAAAAAACATGGTCGTTTACCAGTCGTGAACTTTGCGGCAGGTGGCGTGGCAACACCTCAAGATGCGGCATTAATGATGGAATTAGGCGCTGACGGTGTATTCGTAGGTTCAGGTATTTTCAAATCTGAAGACCCAGAAACATTTGCTAAAGCGATTGTACAAGCGACAACACATTACCAAGATTATAAACTCATTGGTGAGTTAGCGAAAAAATTAGGTACAGCGATGAAAGGCATTGATATTAATCAACTTTCATTAGAAGAACGTATGCAAGAGCGTGGTTGGTAA
- the pdxR gene encoding MocR-like pyridoxine biosynthesis transcription factor PdxR, producing MEMLMFHINKREGQPIYIQLYENIKQSIINGSMHEGEKLPSKRQLSQYLSVSQTTVENAYAQLVDEGYIYSQPKSGFFVSDIETLPFTKKTPLTPLHTYHNTTPEPTYAFNLGMIDQAHFPFEQFRKYAKEAFEELQFHLVEPGHKQGDYALRTQISRYLFHSRGVQSTPEQVVVASSTEQLLSIITDLLPGPKGMMLEDPIYPQVHQLLTRKHIPYHFVPVEKDGIAMNTIENASHHIVYITPSHQFPTGVTMSLKKRMRLLKWASATPHRYIIEDDYDSEFRYEGKPIPALQSLDQTGSVIYVSTFSKSISPTIRIAYAVLPEALLHHYQQSENIEGGTVPRHTQFMVTAFMETNQFERHLNRMRKIYRQKRDIILQQLQQYPSIFAVSGEKTGMHLIITIKNGWSEQQCLKQLQRFDIDMKPLSQYVYHQQDTAPRFVVGFGGIPLEDLETHIERLIACFKDEH from the coding sequence ATGGAAATGTTGATGTTTCATATTAATAAACGAGAAGGTCAGCCGATTTATATTCAATTATACGAAAATATTAAACAAAGTATTATTAATGGTAGTATGCACGAAGGTGAAAAGTTACCTTCCAAACGTCAACTGAGTCAATATTTGTCAGTCAGTCAAACAACCGTAGAAAATGCCTATGCGCAACTTGTCGATGAAGGTTATATATATAGCCAACCGAAATCCGGCTTTTTTGTCAGTGACATCGAAACATTGCCGTTTACTAAAAAGACACCACTCACACCATTGCATACATATCATAATACGACGCCTGAACCAACTTATGCATTTAACTTAGGGATGATTGATCAAGCTCACTTTCCTTTCGAACAATTTCGGAAATATGCGAAAGAAGCATTTGAAGAATTACAATTTCATCTCGTTGAACCTGGGCATAAGCAAGGAGATTATGCTTTACGTACGCAAATTAGTCGCTATTTATTTCATAGTCGCGGTGTTCAATCCACGCCCGAGCAAGTCGTTGTCGCTTCGTCTACAGAGCAGTTGCTGTCTATCATTACAGATTTACTGCCAGGACCTAAAGGGATGATGTTAGAAGACCCGATTTACCCTCAAGTCCATCAGCTTTTAACACGTAAACATATTCCTTATCATTTTGTGCCCGTTGAAAAAGATGGCATCGCGATGAATACAATTGAAAATGCGTCACATCACATCGTTTACATTACACCAAGTCACCAATTTCCAACAGGTGTGACGATGAGCCTCAAAAAGCGGATGCGTCTTTTGAAATGGGCTAGTGCAACGCCTCATCGTTATATTATTGAAGATGATTATGACTCAGAATTTCGTTATGAAGGCAAACCCATTCCAGCCCTTCAAAGTTTAGATCAAACAGGTAGTGTCATTTATGTCAGTACATTTTCCAAGTCCATTTCTCCAACCATTCGGATTGCTTACGCCGTGTTACCGGAAGCCCTGTTACATCATTATCAACAATCAGAAAATATTGAAGGCGGAACGGTACCGCGTCATACCCAATTTATGGTGACAGCCTTTATGGAAACGAATCAATTTGAACGCCATTTAAATCGCATGAGAAAAATTTATCGTCAAAAGCGAGACATTATTTTACAACAATTACAACAGTATCCTTCTATTTTTGCAGTTTCTGGTGAAAAAACAGGCATGCATTTGATTATTACTATTAAAAACGGTTGGTCAGAACAACAATGTCTTAAGCAATTACAACGCTTTGACATCGATATGAAGCCACTTTCCCAATATGTCTACCACCAACAAGATACCGCCCCTCGTTTTGTTGTAGGCTTTGGCGGGATTCCATTAGAAGATTTAGAAACGCATATAGAAAGGCTCATCGCTTGTTTTAAAGATGAACATTGA
- a CDS encoding FUSC family protein — MLTYFKNVAHIDVDKIDLQRGLRQGLLMFLPLLYGLMFNDFSSALLATIGTFASIYVFKGTFNSRLRSVTFAAIGLVVTMMIGTLTASTPLLFGIFLLIVAVVPFYIFNTLNIPGPSSTFFIIAYSLASVMPPDPHAFLWRGTIVGIGGLLALIFVLIEIKIGHEHPEFSAVSKEFKEIQGLIHHFNDQVTFNALTKTTVQTLISTSEILQASRSVLKRKSVEVQRLSLLHRTAEGVYSELLELNAKGHRPMPPIIDEMMTDVVHRITQGKTSKSVWRKEVTVPDAFEELVGLIFKVDEMIDAPDEQVKKHVTRQSPQYLRRLRYHLTPESMHFISAAKYSLIIGIAIFVALMFNFERAYWIPLSAHTVLLGGTTIASIERAGARWIGTLIGIGIVIGFLLLEPNSLMVVIVLSLSGAITEILVGANYALAMFAITVQVILLSGLAQGTLTLAIAIPRLLDTTVGVGLAIIGVMIIGRRLASKRLPEFMADVTRIEARIFHALFSNVHYNIDNFRQRERLRLKINIENVQVMYRYAYGELLSNKKRTQYFYPAMFILEQMSFKLMQVMEDQKRMLISQEAMGQYLVVFENIAKLLEQGQRPEKIVTLPEMNHYAQLRRSLMQLQEIELYDYQNVRNPHLLKD, encoded by the coding sequence ATGTTGACTTATTTCAAAAATGTCGCACATATCGATGTCGATAAAATTGATTTACAACGTGGTTTACGTCAAGGGCTATTGATGTTTTTGCCTTTACTCTATGGCTTGATGTTTAATGATTTTTCAAGTGCATTATTAGCAACGATTGGGACTTTTGCGAGTATTTATGTCTTCAAAGGGACGTTTAATTCGCGCTTGCGTTCAGTCACTTTCGCAGCCATTGGTTTAGTTGTGACGATGATGATAGGGACATTAACCGCGAGTACCCCTTTGCTTTTTGGTATCTTTCTTCTAATTGTTGCTGTTGTGCCGTTTTATATTTTTAATACTTTAAATATACCTGGTCCTTCTTCTACATTTTTTATTATTGCCTATAGTTTGGCTAGTGTCATGCCTCCCGATCCGCATGCATTCTTATGGAGAGGGACTATTGTAGGTATCGGTGGTCTTCTTGCGCTTATATTTGTGCTCATCGAAATTAAAATAGGACATGAACATCCTGAATTTAGTGCAGTGTCTAAAGAGTTCAAGGAGATTCAAGGATTGATTCACCATTTTAATGATCAAGTGACGTTTAATGCCTTGACCAAAACGACGGTGCAAACATTGATTTCGACTTCTGAAATTCTTCAAGCTTCAAGATCTGTATTGAAGAGAAAGTCTGTAGAAGTACAACGGTTGTCATTGCTGCATCGTACTGCTGAAGGGGTATATTCAGAACTACTCGAATTGAATGCGAAAGGTCATCGTCCAATGCCGCCTATTATAGATGAAATGATGACCGACGTTGTGCACCGTATTACGCAAGGGAAAACGTCAAAAAGTGTTTGGAGAAAAGAAGTCACTGTTCCCGATGCATTTGAGGAACTGGTAGGTTTAATTTTTAAGGTGGATGAAATGATTGATGCGCCTGATGAACAAGTTAAAAAGCATGTGACACGACAGTCTCCGCAATATTTAAGAAGGTTACGTTATCATTTAACACCTGAGTCTATGCATTTTATTTCAGCTGCGAAATATTCACTCATCATCGGTATCGCAATTTTTGTGGCACTGATGTTTAACTTTGAACGTGCTTACTGGATTCCATTAAGTGCGCATACGGTCCTTCTTGGTGGTACGACGATTGCAAGTATTGAACGGGCCGGCGCAAGATGGATAGGGACGCTTATTGGAATTGGCATTGTGATTGGCTTTTTACTTCTAGAACCAAACAGTTTAATGGTTGTCATTGTACTGAGTTTAAGTGGTGCGATTACTGAAATTTTAGTCGGTGCCAATTATGCGCTTGCGATGTTTGCGATTACGGTTCAAGTCATTTTATTAAGTGGTTTGGCGCAAGGGACATTAACACTTGCTATCGCTATTCCACGTTTATTAGATACGACAGTGGGGGTAGGGCTTGCGATTATTGGCGTGATGATTATTGGGAGACGGCTTGCTTCTAAACGTCTACCGGAATTTATGGCGGACGTGACACGCATTGAAGCTCGAATTTTCCATGCACTGTTTTCGAATGTTCATTACAATATCGATAACTTTCGTCAAAGGGAAAGATTGAGACTGAAAATTAATATTGAGAATGTGCAAGTGATGTATCGTTATGCGTATGGTGAATTGTTATCGAATAAGAAAAGAACGCAATATTTTTATCCTGCGATGTTTATTCTTGAACAAATGAGCTTTAAGTTAATGCAAGTGATGGAGGACCAGAAGCGTATGTTGATTAGTCAAGAGGCTATGGGACAGTATTTGGTTGTATTTGAAAATATTGCTAAATTATTAGAACAAGGTCAGCGTCCAGAAAAGATTGTAACGTTACCTGAAATGAATCATTACGCACAACTTCGACGTTCACTGATGCAACTGCAAGAAATTGAGTTGTATGACTATCAGAATGTGAGAAATCCACACTTATTGAAAGATTAA
- the lysS gene encoding lysine--tRNA ligase, which translates to MTEELNDQMQVRRQKLQELRDLGIDPFGEKFERTGTAETLKAQWDQYAKEELAEKESESHTVIAGRIMTKRGKGKAGFAHIQDLSGQIQIYVRKDQVGDAQFDIWNTADLGDIVGVEGIMFKTNTGELSVKAKSFKLLSKALRPLPDKHHGLQDIEQRYRQRYLDLITNEESTQTFINRSRILQEMRNYLNEKGFLEVETPMMHQIAGGAAAKPFVTHHNALDATLYMRIAIELHLKRLIVGGLEKVYEIGRVFRNEGVSTRHNPEFTMIELYEAYADYKDIMSLTEELVAHIARRVLGTTSVQYGDETINLEPQWRRLHMVDAVKEATGVDFYEVKSDEEAHELAKVHGIEIDDNMKYGHILNEFFEQKVEETLIQPTFIYGHPIEISPLAKKNPEDPRFTDRFELFIVGREHANAFTELNDPIDQRQRFEAQLVEKEQGNDEAHEMDEDFIEALEYGMPPTGGLGIGIDRLVMLLTNSPSIRDVLLFPYMRQK; encoded by the coding sequence ATGACAGAAGAATTGAATGACCAAATGCAGGTCCGTCGACAAAAATTACAAGAATTAAGAGATTTAGGGATTGATCCATTCGGTGAGAAATTTGAGCGTACGGGAACTGCGGAAACGTTAAAAGCACAATGGGATCAATATGCTAAAGAAGAACTTGCTGAAAAAGAATCGGAAAGTCATACGGTGATTGCAGGTCGTATCATGACAAAACGTGGTAAAGGTAAAGCAGGATTTGCGCACATTCAAGATTTATCAGGTCAAATTCAAATTTATGTACGTAAAGACCAAGTTGGTGACGCACAATTTGATATTTGGAATACTGCAGACTTAGGTGATATTGTCGGCGTTGAAGGTATTATGTTTAAAACGAATACTGGTGAATTATCAGTAAAAGCAAAGTCATTCAAACTTTTATCTAAAGCGTTACGCCCATTACCAGACAAACATCACGGTTTACAAGATATTGAACAACGTTACCGTCAACGTTATCTTGACTTAATTACAAACGAAGAAAGCACACAAACGTTTATTAATCGTAGCCGTATTCTTCAAGAAATGCGTAATTACCTTAATGAAAAAGGCTTTTTAGAAGTAGAAACGCCAATGATGCATCAAATCGCAGGAGGTGCTGCAGCGAAACCATTTGTGACACACCACAATGCATTAGATGCAACACTTTACATGCGTATTGCGATTGAACTTCACCTTAAACGTTTAATCGTGGGTGGCTTGGAGAAAGTATATGAGATCGGACGCGTATTCCGTAACGAAGGTGTTTCTACACGCCATAACCCAGAATTTACAATGATTGAATTGTATGAAGCGTATGCAGACTACAAAGATATTATGTCATTAACTGAAGAGTTAGTTGCACACATCGCACGTCGCGTATTAGGCACAACCTCAGTTCAATACGGTGATGAAACAATTAATTTAGAACCACAGTGGCGTAGATTACACATGGTTGATGCTGTTAAAGAAGCGACAGGTGTAGACTTTTATGAAGTGAAATCAGACGAAGAAGCACATGAATTAGCGAAAGTGCACGGCATTGAAATAGATGACAATATGAAGTACGGTCATATCTTAAATGAATTTTTCGAACAAAAAGTAGAAGAAACTTTAATTCAACCGACATTTATTTATGGTCATCCAATTGAAATCTCTCCTTTAGCTAAGAAAAATCCTGAAGATCCACGTTTCACCGATCGTTTTGAGTTGTTTATTGTAGGCCGAGAACATGCGAATGCGTTCACAGAATTAAATGACCCTATTGATCAACGTCAACGCTTTGAAGCACAATTAGTAGAAAAAGAACAAGGTAACGACGAAGCGCATGAAATGGATGAAGATTTCATCGAAGCGTTAGAATATGGTATGCCGCCAACAGGTGGATTAGGTATCGGTATTGACCGTCTCGTGATGTTATTAACGAATTCTCCATCTATTCGTGACGTGTTATTATTCCCATATATGCGTCAAAAATAA
- the dusB gene encoding tRNA dihydrouridine synthase DusB, translating into MWKIGDVEIENRVVLAPMAGVCNSAFRLTVKEFGAGLVCAEMVSDKAILFNNPKTMKMLYIDENERPLSLQIFGGEKETLVEAAEYVDKNTTADIIDINMGCPVSKIIKCEAGARWLLDPNKIYEMVSAVTERVSKPVTCKMRIGWDEDHIFAVENAKAAERAGAAAISLHGRTRVQMYEGKADWDIIRQVKEAVNIPVIGNGDVTSPELAEKMLKETGVDAVMIGREALGNPWMIYRTVHYLETGKLIDEPQIAEKIEIALLHLNRLVDLKGEKVGVMEMRKHASWYLKGVRGNGKARKALNQAETLAEMTMILTEFRDEQMEKQKIEA; encoded by the coding sequence ATGTGGAAAATTGGAGACGTTGAAATTGAAAACAGAGTCGTTCTCGCACCTATGGCGGGTGTGTGTAACTCAGCGTTTCGACTCACTGTAAAAGAATTCGGTGCCGGATTGGTATGTGCAGAAATGGTGAGCGATAAAGCGATTTTGTTTAACAATCCAAAAACGATGAAAATGTTATACATCGATGAAAATGAACGTCCATTATCGTTACAAATTTTTGGTGGTGAAAAAGAAACATTAGTTGAAGCTGCTGAATATGTAGATAAAAATACAACAGCTGACATTATTGATATTAATATGGGCTGTCCAGTATCAAAAATTATCAAATGTGAAGCGGGTGCACGTTGGTTGTTAGATCCGAACAAAATTTATGAAATGGTGTCGGCGGTAACAGAACGTGTGAGTAAACCTGTGACATGTAAAATGCGTATCGGCTGGGATGAGGACCATATCTTCGCAGTTGAAAATGCAAAAGCTGCTGAACGTGCTGGTGCTGCGGCGATTTCGCTACATGGTCGCACACGTGTTCAAATGTACGAAGGCAAGGCGGATTGGGATATTATTCGTCAAGTGAAAGAAGCGGTTAATATTCCTGTCATCGGTAATGGTGACGTCACGAGTCCAGAGCTTGCTGAAAAAATGCTTAAAGAAACAGGCGTGGATGCAGTCATGATTGGACGAGAAGCATTAGGCAATCCATGGATGATTTACCGTACGGTGCATTATTTAGAAACAGGCAAATTAATTGATGAGCCTCAAATCGCTGAAAAAATTGAGATTGCTTTATTACACTTGAATCGTCTCGTAGATTTAAAAGGTGAAAAAGTGGGCGTTATGGAAATGCGCAAACACGCGTCATGGTACCTTAAAGGTGTCAGAGGCAATGGTAAAGCGCGTAAAGCATTAAACCAGGCGGAAACATTAGCCGAAATGACTATGATTTTAACAGAATTCCGTGATGAACAAATGGAAAAACAAAAAATAGAGGCATAA